The following proteins are co-located in the Cydia pomonella isolate Wapato2018A chromosome 19, ilCydPomo1, whole genome shotgun sequence genome:
- the LOC133528302 gene encoding EF-hand domain-containing family member B-like, giving the protein MPVDCQRFTSGGKGNLGMFIERNPHVCAAGLPTAQPDYKMADYMQHYLLKEEADALIQDAIHPPKPTRPLPPLRNPIPTDKRNAAFFTDVKEVMFSKTETKFQTLAEDLKSTVYASYWKPLGRSRDPNPMLPAGLDKNTTFGKKNDQYLSLYDVVMPKVPLPDKTPPFKQAGFQKKRNYCETFNPDAFFGHKTGTNKTGIYVKKCLTDDNVENGITAAVVTSGYANYFNATRPRVGKVLAPYDNIKELPEGSSFGAPSETPKPTVESFTSCKLYPEKEFIKKCFAHLNCVRKVLATQFLPEFFSKFYLLLKHLDTEKSGWLSKDIVYEECTKKRIKFDSFIIETLLALWKAFDGSRIEYKTFVHVINYREPSPEIPKIPDIPDNCLNYQTTYMELSEPKCPEVSPMAGTPSGRYFDCDYPITPDNYCKADRSTLPQESDIKSCLNPSVFTKFNVSHRDMYAKREPQLVRKVFEKSGERFTDDTFEEIWKEAMKQHSEGWVCFETFRRALIKHQDRK; this is encoded by the coding sequence ATGCCCGTCGACTGCCAAAGATTTACCTCAGGTGGTAAGGGGAATTTAGGGATGTTTATAGAAAGAAACCCTCATGTTTGCGCAGCCGGGCTACCAACGGCTCAGCCAGATTATAAAATGGCAGATTATATGCAGCATTACCTCTTAAAGGAAGAAGCTGATGCTTTAATTCAGGATGCGATACATCCACCAAAACCTACGCGACCCCTTCCCCCTTTACGTAATCCCATCCCCACGGACAAGAGAAATGCCGCGTTTTTCACCGATGTCAAAGAAGTAATGTTTTCGAAAACGGAGACAAAGTTTCAAACCCTCGCCGAGGATTTAAAATCCACCGTATATGCATCCTACTGGAAACCACTCGGGCGAAGCAGGGATCCTAATCCTATGCTGCCAGCAGGTCTCGATAAAAACACAACTTTCGGAAAGAAAAATGATCAATATTTGTCGTTATACGATGTAGTCATGCCCAAGGTTCCTTTACCAGACAAGACCCCACCTTTCAAACAAGCTGGTTTTCAAAAGAAGCGTAATTATTGTGAAACATTCAACCCCGACGCGTTTTTTGGTCACAAGACAGGAACCAATAAGACTGGAATATACGTAAAGAAATGTCTAACTGATGACAATGTCGAAAATGGTATCACTGCTGCCGTAGTTACAAGTGGCTATGCAAACTATTTTAACGCTACCCGTCCACGGGTAGGAAAGGTATTGGCCCCTTACGATAATATAAAAGAACTACCAGAAGGCAGCAGCTTTGGTGCTCCATCTGAAACCCCTAAACCCACCGTGGAATCTTTTACTTCCTGTAAACTATACCCGGAAAAAGAATTCATCAAGAAATGCTTCGCTCATCTTAATTGTGTAAGAAAAGTCTTAGCCACGCAGTTCTTACCAGAGTTCTTTTCTAAATTCTACTTACTCCTTAAACACTTGGATACAGAAAAGTCTGGATGGCTGTCTAAAGATATCGTTTATGAAGAGTGCACTAAAAAGAGGATTAAATTCGATTCTTTCATAATCGAAACTCTGCTAGCATTGTGGAAAGCTTTCGACGGATCCCGAATAGAGTATAAGACGTTTGTTCACGTGATAAATTATAGAGAACCGTCGCCGGAGATCCCAAAAATACCTGACATACCAGACAATTGCCTAAACTACCAAACGACATACATGGAGTTGAGCGAGCCAAAATGTCCTGAAGTAAGTCCAATGGCGGGCACTCCATCCGGACGATATTTCGACTGCGATTACCCAATAACACCTGACAATTACTGCAAGGCGGATAGATCTACTCTTCCTCAAGAATCTGACATTAAGTCCTGCTTGAACCCAAGTGTCTTTACCAAGTTTAACGTCAGCCACCGTGACATGTACGCTAAAAGAGAGCCTCAACTGGTTAGAAAAGTATTTGAGAAGAGCGGGGAACGGTTTACAGATGATACTTTTGAGGAAATTTGGAAAGAAGCTATGAAGCAACATTCTGAGGGATGGGTGTGTTTTGAAACATTCAGGCGCGCATTGATTAAGCATCAAGATAGAAAATAG
- the LOC133528321 gene encoding allergen Tha p 1-like, producing MKTVLIACLIAYVAAETKYDSSHDNIDLSEVLGNERLLVAYTNCLVDKGPCTPEVKQLKDTLPDALETRCAKCTDKQKSAGKQLVKELKEKHPDLWKQLVSKYDPNGKYHKSFEDFLKN from the exons ATGAAGACCGTACTGATTGCCTGTTTGATCGCCTACGTTGCCGCGGAGACTAAATATGACTCGTCTCACGATAATATAGATCTGTCCGAGGTGTTGGGAAACGAGCGGCTGTTGGTGGCATATACTAATTGTTTGGTGGACAAGGGCCCGTGCACTCCGGAGGTTAAGCAGCTGAAAG ATACACTTCCCGACGCCCTGGAAACCCGATGCGCTAAGTGCACAGACAAGCAGAAGAGCGCCGGCAAGCAGCTGGTCAAGGAGCTCAAGGAAAAACACCCCGACCTTTGGAAACAGCTGGTCTCCAAATACGACCCTAACGGGAAATACCACAAGTCTTTCGAAGACTTCCTGAAGAACTAA